A DNA window from Brassica napus cultivar Da-Ae chromosome A4, Da-Ae, whole genome shotgun sequence contains the following coding sequences:
- the LOC106445006 gene encoding AT-hook motif nuclear-localized protein 11-like — translation MDRREAMGSYYIQRGMPGPGPPPPPSQTQQPFQGSQGFHHFSNPNYQTQGGGSTGFVSPPLQMESSPVDSSAVAPPPPPTSGETSLKRKRGRPRKYGQDGSVSLALSPSVGSSMSPNSNKRGRGRPPGSGKKPRLASIGDLMPSSSGISFTPHVIVVSVGEDIASKVLSFSQQGPRAICVLSVIGAVSTATLIQPAPSHGAITYEGRFELVSLSLSYLNSNDNDYSNRTGNLAVSLASSDGRVIGGGIGGPLIAASHVQVIVGSFLWAVPKGKIKKRDEDVQDTDALENNNDNTAAPASPPVPQSLVQTPVGMWSTGSRSMDMHHAHMDIDLMRG, via the exons ATGGATCGAAGAGAAGCAATGGGCTCTTACTACATCCAGAGAGGCATGCCTGGTCCTggccctcctcctcctccttcgcAAACTCAACAGCCATTTCAGGGGTCACAAGGGTTTCACCATTTCTCCAAccccaattaccagactcaaggAGGCGGCTCCACTGGGTTCGTGTCTCCTCCTTTGCAAATGGAGTCTTCTCCGGTTGATTCTTCAGCGgtggctcctcctcctcctcctactTCCGGTGAGACGTCTCTGAAGAGGAAGAGAGGGAGGCCAAGGAAATACGGACAAGACGGTTCTGTTTCCTTGGCATTGTCTCCTTCAGTGGGCTCCTCCATGTCTCCAAACTCGAACAAACGTGGTCGTGGTAGACCTCCTGGCTCCGGCAAGAAGCCTAGACTTGCTTCCATCG GTGACTTGATGCCTTCATCGTCAGGGATAAGCTTCACGCCGCACGTAATCGTAGTTTCAGTTGGTGAA GACATAGCATCAAAAGTACTGTCTTTTTCTCAGCAAGGTCCAAGAGCTATCTGTGTATTATCCGTTATTGGTGCAGTCTCTACTGCAACTCTTATTCAACCAGCACCGTCCCATGGAGCTATAACCTACGAg GGCCGTTTCGAGCTCGTATCTCTATCACTTTCTTATCTGAACTCAAATGACAATGACTACTCAAACCGCACTGGAAACCTAGCGGTCTCACTCGCTAGCTCTGATGGTCGTGTCATTGGTGGTGGAATTGGTGGGCCTCTAATAGCAGCAAGCCATGTTCAG GTTATCGTTGGAAGCTTCCTTTGGGCAGTTCCTAAAGGGAAGATTAAAAAACGAGATGAAGATGTCCAGGACACTGATGCTTTGGAGAACAACAATGACAACACGGCAGCACCAGCGTCGCCTCCTGTTCCTCAGAGCCTTGTTCAGACTCCTGTAGGCATGTGGTCAACCGGTTCGAGATCGATGGATATGCATCACGCTCATATGGACATTGATCTAATGCGCGGATGA